In the Osmerus eperlanus chromosome 27, fOsmEpe2.1, whole genome shotgun sequence genome, one interval contains:
- the LOC134013706 gene encoding protein ABHD15 produces the protein MECLSSLGWDCVFSLFPSLLLLVASLVLRRPRVQRWAGLGVRAAAWGCWVALCWLLELPLPRAEEHGPEDGFGPALDHTSGASLACKPTALARFLLQHCGSLARPRLARWPRGDPHLQSLSSLLWGGLGGGYCGEGLTFTRDHLLLKDGGVLGLDWAVRVKGGERGDRREGGEGRREHHPGARALGCHTSTPPILLLVPHFWGGMTPHLRGLCAAALRQGFYAVVFHRRGTAGCPLATPRLTEFGDPADLVQAVAYVRSRHPSSVLLAVSEGSGSGLLLSYLGECGSSSHLTAAACVSPVLQAQLWMDTALPALYHQGALVHRKLQLSRYESSLRPVLNVDGALRSSSLRDFEEALFCSSSSSASTPDALPRPPSPGAKPGAGGAGLPPSVAWALGERARPARDLDAYWERNEPLRDADEVAVPVLCLCSRDDPLLLPASTLPLPLFQNNPYFLLAVTDRGGHCGFRLERGGGEEGGGGGRRERGRRGKEEEEEGGESWSHGAVLEYFRVVAEFLKVEEGKGWGPAGGGRGAAPPPRRRATMTRRPRPQTQGHASQGGRGEGEGLFTWQRSYTR, from the exons ATGGAGTGTCTCTCCTCACTGGGATGGGACTGTgtgttctccctctttccctccctgctGCTGCTCGTGGCCTCCCTGGTGCTGCGTAGGCCCAGGGTGCAGCGCTGGGccgggctgggggtgagggcagcAGCCTGGGGGTGCTGGGTGGCTCTGTGCTGGCTCCTGGAGCTCCCACTGCCCCGGGCTGAGGAACACGGCCCCGAGGACGGCTTTGGACCGGCCCTGGACCACACCTCCGGAGCCAGCCTGGCCTGCAAGCCCACGGCGCTAGCCCGCTTCCTGCTCCAGCACTGCGGTTCCCTGGCCCGGCCCAGACTGGCGCGCTGGCCCAGGGGAGACCCTCACCTCCAGAGCCTCTCCAGCCTGCTGTGGGGGGGTCTTGGGGGGGGGTACTGCGGGGAGGGGCTGACGTTCACCAGGGACCACCTCCTGCTGAAGGACGGGGGGGTCCTGGGTCTGGACTGGGCCGTCAGGGTGAAGGGGGGCGAAAGGGGGgaccggagggagggaggggagggcaggagggagcacCATCCGGGTGCCAGGGCGCTGGGctgccacacctccacccctcccatcctcctcctcgtgCCTCACTTCTGGGGGGGCATGACCCCCCACCTGAGGGGGCTGTGCGCGGCGGCGCTGCGGCAGGGCTTCTACGCCGTGGTGTTCCACCGGCGCGGCACGGCCGGGTGCCCGCTCGCCACGCCGCGGCTGACGGAGTTCGGGGACCCGGCGGACCTCGTGCAG GCGGTGGCGTACGTGCGCAGCCGGCACCCGTCCTCCGTCCTGCTGGCAGTGAGCGAGGGCTCGGGGTCGGGCCTGCTGCTGTCCTACCTGGGGGAGTGCGGCTCCAGCTCCCACCTGACGGCCGCCGCCTGTGTCTCCCCCGTCCTGCAGGCCCAGCTGTGGATGGACACGGCCCTGCCGGCCCTctaccaccagggggcgctggTTCACCGCAAGCTGCAGCTCAGCAG gtatGAGAGCTCCCTGAGGCCCGTGCTGAACGTGGACGGGGCTCTCCGCAGCTCCTCCCTCCGGGACTTTGAAGAGGCCttgttctgctcctcctcctcctccgcctccacccCCGACGCCTTGCCACGTCCCCCCAGCCCGGGGGCCAAGCCCGGGGCCGGAGGAGCGGGGCTTCCCCCCTCCGTggcctgggccctgggggagagggCCCGTCCGGCCAGGGACCTGGACGCGTACTGGGAGCGCAACGAGCCCCTCAGGGACGCGGACGAGGTGGCCGTCCCCGTCCTCTGCCTCTGCAGCCGCGACgacccgctcctcctccccgcctccaccctccccctccccctcttccagaACAACCCTTACTTCCTGTTGGCCGTGACCGACCGGGGCGGGCACTGCGGGTTCCGACTGgagcgcggggggggggaggaggggggcggcggcgggaggagggagcgagggaggcgggggaaggaggaggaggaggaggggggggagagctggAGTCACGGGGCGGTGCTGGAGTACTTCAGGGTGGTGGCCGAGTtcctgaaggtggaggaggggaaggggtgggggcccgcggggggggggcgcggcGCCGCGCCACCCCCTCGTAGGAGGGCCACCATGACGAGGAGGCCACGCCCCCAAACCCAGGGCCACGCCTCCCAGGGAGgtcggggagaaggggaggggctttTCACGTGGCAGAGGTCCTATACCCGTTGA